In Thioclava sp. GXIMD2076, one DNA window encodes the following:
- the mraZ gene encoding division/cell wall cluster transcriptional repressor MraZ, whose translation MAGEGSQLAGMFIGEYTFKVDSKGRMSIPAAYRQELADGDPNRPNQDRPRMVIVYGADNQKMLQVYTQSAFEALAADIAALPRGSKQRTILQRMVLSKSQPLEIDPDGRMVLPAFLREKIDLGTEAYFAGVGETFEIWKPETFEAADQANVDQWIDEMGDDFDPLSLLGG comes from the coding sequence GTGGCAGGAGAGGGTTCGCAATTGGCGGGCATGTTCATCGGCGAATACACCTTCAAGGTGGACAGCAAGGGTCGCATGTCGATCCCGGCTGCATATCGCCAAGAGCTGGCCGATGGCGACCCTAACCGACCCAATCAGGATCGCCCCCGGATGGTCATCGTCTATGGGGCCGACAATCAGAAAATGCTTCAGGTCTACACGCAAAGCGCCTTCGAGGCGCTTGCTGCCGATATCGCGGCGCTCCCGCGTGGCTCCAAGCAGCGCACCATCCTGCAACGCATGGTGCTTTCCAAATCGCAACCGCTGGAAATCGATCCGGATGGCCGCATGGTCCTTCCGGCTTTTCTGCGCGAGAAGATCGACCTCGGCACCGAGGCCTATTTCGCCGGTGTGGGCGAGACCTTCGAGATCTGGAAGCCCGAAACCTTCGAGGCTGCCGATCAGGCGAATGTGGATCAATGGATCGACGAGATGGGCGATGATTTCGACCCGCTCTCGCTTCTGGGAGGCTAA
- a CDS encoding DUF1127 domain-containing protein yields MAIAHDIQTRRGLGLIEALKDALARRKVYNETLAELRSLSVRELDDLGMSRATLTRVAAEAAYGR; encoded by the coding sequence ATGGCAATCGCACATGACATCCAAACCCGCCGCGGCCTCGGTCTGATCGAAGCACTCAAAGACGCTCTCGCCCGCCGCAAAGTCTATAACGAGACGCTCGCAGAACTGCGCTCGCTCTCGGTCCGCGAGCTCGACGATCTGGGCATGAGCCGCGCCACCCTGACCCGCGTCGCAGCCGAAGCTGCCTACGGTCGCTAA
- a CDS encoding UvrD-helicase domain-containing protein → MARFDEDDAFEGAVSLSARAMARTGAGMRPEPYLDGLNPAQREAVETMDGPVLMLAGAGTGKTKALTCRIAHLMTTGRAQPNEVLAVTFTNKAAREMKDRIGALLGGSIEGMPWLGTFHSVCVKLLRRHAELVGLKTSFTILDTDDQIRLLKQLILAANMDEKRWPARMLAGLIDGWKNKALTPDRVTGGETAAFDHRGSELYAQYQERLRTLNAVDFGDLLLHMVTIFQKYPDVLERYQRWFKYILVDEYQDTNVAQYLWLRLLAQGHKNICCVGDDDQSIYGWRGAEVGNILRFERDFAGAKVIRLEQNYRSTEHILAAASKLISGNEGRLGKTLWTEAQGGEKLRLIGHWDGEEEARWIGEEVEALSRGTRGMAPYGLESQAILVRASHQMRAFEDRFLTIGMPYRVIGGPRFYERMEIRDAMAYFRLAISPEDDLAFERVINTPKRGLGDKAQQKIQIEARENGVSLVEGARLLLAQGGISGKGAGQLRAFVANVDRWNAVVRAASPATARSPAEDDDELFEVLDDAVPPANDHSHLRLAEEILEDSGYVAMWQNDKTPEAPGRLENLKELIKALEQFENLQGFLEHVALIMDNESKDSEAKVTLMTLHGAKGLEFPVVFLPGWEDGLFPSQRSMDESGMKGLEEERRLGYVGITRAEEVCYVSFAGNRRVYGQWQSQMPSRFIDELPPEHVDVMTPPGLNGGGYGSGYGQSTLGSQIDARAASADVYNSPGWKRLQTRGVQSQTPSRPRAVTVENEFDVGDRVFHKKFGYGEVMGTEADKLVVEFDKAGTKKLIASFVVPADTADDVPF, encoded by the coding sequence ATGGCGCGATTTGACGAAGATGACGCATTCGAAGGCGCGGTCAGCCTCTCGGCCCGTGCAATGGCACGGACGGGGGCGGGCATGCGCCCAGAGCCCTATCTTGACGGGTTGAACCCTGCACAGCGCGAAGCGGTTGAAACGATGGACGGGCCTGTCCTGATGCTGGCGGGCGCGGGCACGGGCAAGACCAAGGCGCTCACCTGCCGGATCGCGCATCTGATGACCACGGGACGCGCCCAGCCCAACGAAGTTCTGGCCGTGACCTTTACCAATAAGGCCGCACGCGAGATGAAAGACCGGATCGGGGCGCTCTTGGGTGGCTCGATCGAGGGGATGCCGTGGCTCGGCACGTTCCACTCGGTTTGTGTCAAGCTCTTGCGCCGTCATGCCGAACTGGTCGGGCTCAAGACCAGTTTCACGATTCTCGATACCGATGACCAGATCCGGCTTCTCAAGCAATTGATCCTGGCCGCCAATATGGACGAGAAGCGCTGGCCTGCGAGGATGCTTGCGGGGCTCATCGATGGCTGGAAGAACAAGGCCCTGACGCCTGATCGCGTAACGGGTGGCGAGACGGCGGCATTTGATCACCGTGGCTCCGAGCTTTATGCCCAGTATCAGGAGCGGCTGCGCACGCTCAATGCCGTGGATTTTGGCGACCTTCTTCTGCATATGGTCACAATCTTCCAGAAATATCCCGATGTGCTCGAGCGTTATCAACGCTGGTTCAAATATATCCTCGTCGACGAGTATCAGGATACCAACGTCGCGCAATATCTCTGGCTGCGGCTTCTGGCGCAGGGGCACAAGAATATCTGTTGTGTGGGCGATGACGACCAGTCGATCTATGGCTGGCGCGGGGCCGAAGTGGGCAATATCCTGCGGTTCGAGCGCGATTTCGCGGGGGCCAAGGTGATCCGGCTCGAACAGAATTACCGCTCGACCGAGCATATCCTTGCAGCGGCGTCGAAACTGATCTCGGGCAATGAGGGGCGACTGGGCAAGACGCTCTGGACCGAGGCACAGGGGGGCGAGAAGCTGCGCCTCATCGGCCATTGGGATGGTGAGGAAGAGGCGCGCTGGATTGGCGAGGAGGTCGAGGCTCTGTCGCGGGGCACGCGGGGAATGGCGCCCTACGGGCTGGAGAGCCAAGCGATTCTGGTGCGGGCCTCGCATCAGATGCGCGCCTTCGAGGACCGTTTCCTGACCATCGGCATGCCTTATCGCGTGATCGGCGGGCCGCGGTTTTACGAGCGCATGGAGATTCGCGATGCGATGGCCTATTTCCGCCTCGCGATCAGCCCCGAGGATGATCTCGCTTTCGAGCGGGTGATCAATACGCCCAAGCGCGGGCTGGGGGACAAGGCGCAGCAGAAGATCCAGATCGAGGCCCGCGAGAATGGCGTGAGCCTCGTGGAAGGGGCGCGATTGTTGCTGGCGCAGGGTGGGATCAGCGGCAAGGGGGCAGGGCAGCTGCGGGCCTTTGTGGCCAATGTCGACCGCTGGAACGCGGTCGTGCGGGCGGCCTCGCCTGCCACTGCGCGCAGCCCTGCGGAGGATGATGACGAGCTCTTCGAGGTGCTCGACGATGCGGTACCGCCCGCAAATGACCATTCGCATCTGCGTCTGGCCGAGGAGATCTTGGAGGACTCGGGCTATGTCGCCATGTGGCAGAACGACAAGACGCCCGAGGCGCCGGGGCGGCTCGAGAACCTCAAGGAACTGATCAAGGCGCTGGAGCAGTTCGAGAACCTGCAGGGGTTCCTCGAACATGTCGCGCTGATCATGGATAACGAATCGAAGGACAGCGAAGCCAAGGTCACGCTGATGACGCTGCATGGGGCGAAGGGTCTGGAGTTTCCGGTGGTCTTCCTGCCGGGCTGGGAGGACGGGCTCTTCCCGAGCCAGCGCAGCATGGACGAATCGGGGATGAAGGGGCTCGAGGAAGAGCGCCGCCTTGGCTATGTGGGGATCACGCGGGCCGAGGAGGTCTGCTATGTTTCGTTTGCGGGGAACCGTCGCGTCTACGGCCAGTGGCAGTCACAGATGCCCTCGCGTTTCATCGACGAATTGCCCCCCGAACATGTGGATGTGATGACGCCGCCGGGTCTGAATGGGGGTGGCTACGGGAGCGGCTACGGGCAATCGACGCTGGGTAGCCAGATCGATGCCCGCGCGGCGAGCGCCGATGTCTATAATTCGCCGGGCTGGAAGCGGTTGCAGACCCGCGGCGTGCAGAGCCAGACGCCCTCGCGCCCGCGCGCCGTAACGGTGGAGAACGAGTTTGATGTGGGCGACCGTGTCTTCCACAAGAAATTCGGCTATGGCGAGGTCATGGGCACCGAGGCCGACAAGCTGGTTGTCGAATTCGACAAGGCCGGCACCAAGAAGCTGATCGCCTCTTTCGTTGTGCCGGCCGATACTGCGGATGATGTGCCGTTCTAG
- a CDS encoding Mrp/NBP35 family ATP-binding protein, with protein sequence MSLTKETVLAALEEVKLPQGDSVIDRKLIHALAVEGGVVRFVLEGAPEPALEQIRGVLEARLKALEGVESLSIVIPSGGKGPQIGGHPKKQSGPLPVEGVRHVIAVGSGKGGVGKSTVSANLAVALAKQGVKVGLLDADIYGPSQPRMMGVNKRPASPDGQTILPLEAHGVTLMSIGFMLKEDEAVIWRGPMLMGALQQMLGQVKWDHYGPLDVLIIDLPPGTGDIQLSLCQKTKLDGAVIVSTPQDIALIDARKALDMFKRLETPVLGMVENMSTYICPQCGHEEHLFGHGGVKDEATRMGVPLLGSLPLNLEVRLAADGGIPVAVGESAVAAPYAELAAQLVEVARLKG encoded by the coding sequence ATGTCACTTACCAAAGAAACGGTCCTTGCTGCGCTGGAGGAGGTGAAACTGCCTCAGGGTGACAGTGTTATCGACCGTAAACTGATTCATGCGCTGGCGGTCGAGGGCGGTGTGGTCCGCTTCGTGCTGGAAGGCGCGCCCGAGCCCGCGCTCGAACAGATCCGCGGCGTGCTCGAGGCGCGGTTGAAGGCGCTCGAGGGGGTCGAAAGCCTGTCGATCGTGATTCCGTCTGGCGGGAAGGGACCGCAGATCGGCGGTCATCCCAAAAAGCAATCCGGCCCGCTTCCCGTCGAGGGGGTGCGCCATGTGATTGCGGTGGGCTCGGGCAAGGGCGGCGTGGGGAAGTCGACTGTTTCCGCCAATCTGGCCGTGGCGCTGGCCAAACAGGGGGTAAAAGTCGGTCTGCTGGATGCCGATATCTATGGCCCCTCGCAGCCCCGCATGATGGGCGTCAACAAACGCCCCGCCTCGCCTGACGGCCAGACCATCCTGCCGCTCGAGGCGCATGGGGTTACGCTGATGTCGATCGGATTCATGCTGAAGGAGGATGAGGCGGTGATCTGGCGCGGACCGATGCTGATGGGCGCGCTGCAACAGATGCTGGGTCAGGTGAAATGGGACCATTACGGCCCGCTCGATGTGCTGATCATCGATCTGCCGCCGGGCACGGGCGATATTCAGTTGTCGCTATGCCAGAAGACGAAGCTCGACGGGGCGGTGATTGTGTCCACACCGCAGGACATCGCGCTTATCGATGCGCGCAAGGCGCTCGATATGTTCAAACGTCTGGAGACGCCGGTTCTCGGGATGGTCGAGAACATGTCCACCTATATCTGCCCCCAATGTGGCCATGAGGAGCATCTCTTCGGTCATGGTGGCGTCAAGGACGAGGCCACGCGGATGGGGGTGCCGCTTCTGGGTAGCCTGCCCCTGAATCTGGAGGTGCGTCTGGCCGCAGATGGCGGCATTCCGGTCGCCGTGGGCGAGAGCGCGGTGGCGGCGCCTTATGCGGAGCTTGCGGCGCAGCTTGTGGAGGTGGCGCGACTGAAAGGCTGA
- the rlmJ gene encoding 23S rRNA (adenine(2030)-N(6))-methyltransferase RlmJ, with amino-acid sequence MLSYQHAFHAGNLADLHKHALLSVMLDYLTRKDKPLSYLETHGGRGLYDLSDAQALKTGEAAQGIQRPEVAGWFKPDHPYARAIAKTRELHGPDAYPGSPMIAATLLREIDSLQVCELHPQEYQALFPVMKRHARLHNKDGLEMAVAMTPPTPRRGMIMIDPSWEVKTDYTAIPKLIDKLVTRWNVGIIALWYPVLENRAQAGMVARLVGQYPEALSHEVRFPPAREGHGMIGSGMFILNPPFGLDGEAKRLTTLFKSL; translated from the coding sequence ATGCTGTCCTATCAACACGCCTTCCATGCCGGAAATCTGGCCGATCTTCACAAACATGCGCTGCTTTCGGTGATGCTGGATTATCTGACCCGCAAGGACAAACCGCTGAGCTATCTGGAAACCCATGGCGGGCGCGGGCTCTATGACCTGTCGGATGCGCAGGCCCTGAAGACGGGCGAGGCCGCGCAGGGCATCCAGCGCCCCGAAGTGGCAGGCTGGTTCAAACCCGACCATCCTTATGCCCGCGCGATTGCCAAAACCCGCGAACTGCACGGGCCCGACGCCTATCCCGGATCGCCGATGATCGCCGCGACCCTCCTGCGCGAGATCGACAGCCTGCAGGTCTGCGAGCTGCATCCGCAGGAATATCAGGCGCTGTTTCCGGTGATGAAGCGCCATGCACGGCTGCACAACAAGGACGGGCTGGAGATGGCCGTGGCCATGACCCCGCCCACCCCGCGCCGCGGGATGATCATGATCGACCCGTCATGGGAGGTGAAGACCGACTATACCGCGATCCCCAAGCTGATCGACAAGCTGGTAACGCGCTGGAATGTCGGCATTATCGCGCTGTGGTATCCGGTGCTGGAAAACCGCGCGCAGGCCGGAATGGTGGCACGCCTTGTGGGACAATATCCGGAGGCGCTTTCGCACGAGGTCCGGTTTCCGCCCGCCCGTGAGGGGCATGGCATGATCGGGTCGGGGATGTTCATCCTCAACCCGCCCTTCGGGCTGGATGGCGAGGCCAAACGCCTCACCACCCTGTTCAAATCGCTCTAG